The segment AGAATGACCATACATTCAACTCTTCTGCACATCTTTCTTGCCATTAAActtagactggataaatatcttgaAATCGGttaaaataaatactaaataagTTGCTTGAAGAGATGGATCCTGCAAAGCAGCCCAACAGAAACCTTTCTAATCACACGCAGCAAAGAAGAAGTAGAACAAGATTCTCTATCACAGGCAGCTAGACGCACGCACCAAAATAGAAGTAGAGGTTTCTCTTTACTGCAAACTTGCTGAAAGCTAAATAGGCATAGACCTAGAGGTCTGCATCTTTCATTACCTCAAAATTATAAACATTTCATAACTGCACTTAAATACTTTTGAAGCCCATTTAAACTAAACTGCATCTCATTGTTTCGTCCTTGCAGATTGGCAAGATACTTTGGAAAGCAAATGTTGCAAAAGAAAAACTAGCAAGCCAACCAAGTACCCTCGAAATGAACATGTCGACATGCATAGAGAATATACAAAACTATTCTAACCTTTACGCAGAAAGGTGAAGTGGTGCCAAAACGAATAGAAGAAAAGCCATACATTCAACTCTTGTGCACATCTTTTTTGCGATTCAACATAGACTGGATAAActatttgaaatcagaaaagcaaacaTTGAATAAGCTACTTGATGATGAAGAGAATCTTGGTATTCGGCTTAGACTCGGCCTCATGTTGAACTGAGAAAAATAAATACTGAATAAGATACTTGAAGATGAACAGAATCGACACAGATCCTGCCAAGCAGCCTAGCAAAAAGTTGTCTAATTACAGACAGCTAGACGCCCCTAGCAAAGCAGAAGTCGAGGCTTTTCTCTGCTGCAAACTTGTTGGAAACTAAATATTTATAGACCTAGAAACCTTCGCCGGTCATTACCTCAACATTCTAAACCTTTCATAAGTGCCTTCGTATACTTCGAAGCCCATTTAATATAAACTGCATCTGATTGCTTTGTCTCTCTATAGATCTAGCAAGATAGTTTTGAAAACAAATATTGCAAAAGCAAAACAAGTCAGTCAACCTAGTCACGGAGAAATGGAGATGTCCACATGCATAGAGGATACAGAAAACTAATCTAACCTTTCAACGGAGAGGGTCAAATGGAGCAAAAATGAGAAGAAGAAAGCCATACAATCAACTCTTCTGCAAATCTGTCTTTCCATTCATCGTCGACTTGGAAAAACAAATATGACTCTTACCTTATTCCTACTAAAGGTGACTAGCTATACAAGACCTCTATTTAGGCAGATAATATCTAAGGAGAATTTTATTGAAGAGAGCTATGTGAGATTATCTAGCTTCTACAATCCCTCGATCCATTGTCGCACGTTGGATAGAAGTTTGCCTTATGCTTTTGCATTTATAAATACTTTTTAGTAGTTTTTCGCGAGAGATAACATATAATTTTATAGGGAAGTTTTTTTCAACAATTCAGTATTGATTCACAACTATTTATCATGGATTAACTAACTTCTTTAATCTGGATTTCCTTTCCAAAATTTACCTAATGTTTTGCAAATTTATTCATTTGATCTTTTTGTGTTCATTTGATTAAGTAGTGCAACATGATTATGTAGTTGTTTGCATTTTTAAGTATTGTGAAAGCTTTATTATGGACTTATGAAATAGTTTAGTGATTCTCCTATTTTGCATTCCATTTTGAATTGAAATGATTAGTTAATTTACACTCCACCTAAATATCACTCTTCATAAATTGGAAAAGGCTTCTTATTTCAATAAACTGTGTACAATATACTAATAAAATTTTGTTGTTTTCCGATATGTTTCTTTTCATTTTGTTACTTAAATACTGCTATAATCATTTGATTTGTTCTTCATAATTGACTAAAATTTATTGAAGTATACTCTATTCCATACTTCATCGCAAAGCATTTGAATGTAGCGAACTAAATTTTGAAGTGCACCGTAGTCTAAGACGAAATTTCACGATGCAATCTTAATCGATCATTGAATAAAAAAAAATCCTTTCTTATTAAAAGTTCTCTTTAACAATAATGAGCTTGTACTCTTTTCACGAATGATCTAACAATTCAAAATAACGACGACGATTATATATTTAAAAGCATCTCCTAAATTATATGTAACAATTCACAGTCATTAGCTGTTACTCCCTTGGATGGTCATGTATTTTAAGATCATCCTCTAAATCATTGAAAACAATTTACTAATAATTAGGGTCCACCCCGTTATTAATGGCCAAATAATTAAAGCTAATGAAATTAATCACCATGGCCACGTATTTAAAAAGATCGCGGTAATTTTCTTCCGTCTCACGTATTTAGTGCCTGCACTGTACTTAACATTTGACTTTTTATTATTCCTATATGGCCCCGGTTAAGGAAGATAGATCAATTCAAATGAATCGGTATTGAGGGATAAGCTAATATATGTTCTGATCAATTTGCGCAGGTTTCTACTTTACCTGCTGAAATGACACCTACAACTGTAACCATGGAACAAGAACTGGCTCTCATGGTGGAAGAGGGTATGCATTGTTAATCCGTGTGGATAATTTCTTCCATTTAGTTTTTAAATCTGATTATATTCcacatttttttaatattaagaTAAAGTCAATAGTTCTGAGAGGCCCCTTATCGACGTTTTGGATCACGTTCTTGATTCGCCATCAGAATAAGATAAAAATTTATCTTGGATGATAAACAAGAGTCAAAACTAGCATACCCAGATGTTTTGGTTCCATTATCATGGACTGTCTAAGCTCACAATATATTATTCTACACTTGTAAAGCAGAGGCTGCGGGAAGAACATATGAAGCGACTATAGCAGAGGATCAAAATAATGAACGAGGACCACCTCGGCATCCGACCGAGGCGCACATCAATATGAACGGAGCAGCTCCTGGAACGATACTTGTGCAATCGAGTGGAGACGAAATATGGAAATATGTCACTTGCGCATTAACACTCTTTGGGTTATCTATCCCATTTTTCGGGCTCTACTTCAATCAGTGGCATAGCCTCACCAACTTGTTGGTTGTAATGATATGCTTGGTtgctttttcctcaattttaggaGTGCTCTTTTATATAATTTATCGCAAAATCAGCAACGAAGAACAATCAGAGGGAAACCCAAACCCAAATAACCATCAAACTACCACTGTTGCCGACTGCTCAGTTCAGCGCTgtcttttcttcttatttctgTTTCTGGCAGTCACGATTTATGTTCTCATTGCCGTCAATGCCATAACCAAATTTATCGCTGCTCACAATGCCGCATAATTTGTTCTGGCTTGTTTGTTTAAGGTTTGTTTGCTGTACAGCCGTGTGTTTTGTTGTCAGTGTAGGGTGCTCGCAGTTAAGTTTTCTCCGTCACCTTTCATGTTATTTCAGCCGTTGGACTTTCATAATGTAAATCTATCTTCATATGTAAAAAGTGTGTAGTAAATTGCTTATGGTCACGAAGTTGACACGACAATATTTATATTTGaccatatatacctatatatatgtgAATTTTATTAAATGGGTGGATGTTATTATCATGTCATTATCAATGAGCTCCAAATAGATAGTATTTCATTTCGTTATCTTTAAGTTTTGTGTTCTCTCATTTCATATTTTAAGATCGCATTTTTGGTAGCATACGTTTCAAGTGTAGAGAATATTTTGTATTAGCATTAGGTTAAATTGTATTGTTTAAAAttctaaaaatatttatttttatattatggtTATGGGTagagtttttagttttttttaaagaaTGTGAAATTTATTATCTAAAAAATATTGTTTTGCGTATTTGAGTCAAATTtgtgtttaatttattttaaattattttatttatgagaatgttaaattttaaaaattcatcAATGGAGAAATtgattgttttttaatttattttcctaTGTATTATGCAAATGGTTGTTTGAAGTGTGAGGAACCTAGGTTTGAGGTATAAGGGTAGGAAGGATTGGCTCTAGAAATTATCTTGGCTCTAAAAGTAATTATAAACTCATCCCTTCATGTTATTGCAATGATATTCCTTGACTTCCTCTAAATATCCTTTCCCTAATTATCATTAGCAATGGTATCTAACATGGGACCCATTTGTAGTAATGTTTGTGATTGGATGAGACCCTTGTTGTTTATCTTCTCATGCCCCTTTGTATGTCCaatattttgtgtgtgtgtgtgctagtCTTAGTCCCCTATTTGGTGTAATTGTGGTTTTGCACATACAACTATTTCCTAGCATAATGGGGGTGGACCTATGGGTGTCATATGGTTAGGTGGCCTAGAACCAACATTAGGGAGTAGTGGATCTTTTGGAGTAATATGGTATCATGTATAGGATGGAAGAAGGACGCACATTCtcatttattatatattattatatcaaGTTATAACATGTACAATTTAGAACATTTGAGTCCTCATATTTAATTGTAGCTTTATTTTAATACATCTTGTGTTGAAGGATGCAAAGCATCCATAAGTGGTGTTACAAGTTTAGTCCTTCTATTGCATATTTGTTTCGGTGTTAAGCATGCATATTGTGTTGTGCGTATGTACAAAAAACCGTGGTTAAAAGTGTCCAAGTCACTCATTTTGGCCATGTCATGTTTGCATTATTTAAAAGTTGAAGTAACATGATCATGTTATGTGGTTTATAAAATACAGCCACGTTTTAAAAACCATAAAATGTGATCgcatttaataaattataaaacatgATCAAATTGTATAAGCAATAACATTAAAGCACATTTTTGTGtcataaaagaaaaaaaaggtcCGAGTGGCCCATTCATAGTCCCAACTAGGAGAGGAGAGAACCTCTAGTTTCTTGAGCAAAACATGATTGTGTTTCACCAAGTTGATCCCTACCACAAGTATTTTCACACTTATACATAAAAGAAGAGACAAGTAGGGAATATTTTCATGTTTTTGAATCAAATCAAGTTTGTGTTTTCATAAATTTGACTATTTAACAATATGTTtctcatatgtttttttttacaCCATCTCCTATAAATCCTAAACCAAAAGTtaatatagtctaagaaatgcctAAACAGATCCCCACATCACCCTAGTCCCCTTTTACTCTTTAGACAAACCTCGAGAAAAATTATGAGTAATTATAGGGCATTTCAAACAAAATATTTTACATGTATAGAACTAGTGCCATCATTGTAGGTTTCCATAGAAAATTCATAATATGAATTAATTACTTCATCATTGGAAGAAATGATAAAGCATGTTGACCTGGTCATGAGTCATGTTGAtgatgttggcatgatgatgattgtaatgtattcatcatatgttgtcattgatgaaacactcacacacacacacatgatgatATTGACTATCGGTGTAGCTTTAAATGTTTAAACTGTCAACCAGTATTCTTAGTGGTTAtgtctaactggtactttgtgtcaaccggtatgtgcatatgAGACAACCtatagatatgataagatgaagaACAAGATGCAGATCAAGTGGAGATCATGACAGAAGATTTGTGGATAATGGTCTTAACTCAAaatggtattgattgttccaactagtattcggtaatttttgtgatgagttaccatagatCGTGATGAGTTATGCTACCGAAAAAAATTTGGCGGTaagttttgtgatgagttatgatcacttgtccagatacactgcacctaggaaattatgttttgATTTACTTAGGCTGACATGAAActtaaggtctatatattgacatcgcaatgaatcATTTGAAAAATATGTGGAAGAGTGTTATGTGCGaagaagagttaagttgcagagtatgaagaagagtagtgttgaatatgtttagaaggatctgatcaataaagtattgtgctactcagaacaaatcaaacaaacttgttgttctctaacaattatagcagaatcaaatcccctaatcgagtaagctctaacaagcttcaatatataaatcctttaacaaggtgatccagtagtttggattctgaaatcctccgatgaggttactcctaacagggtataagcttctaatcaagctttgggatctctaacaagattcgctcctagcagagcactttgtagaccttaaccagtcaattatctattactgtagatagttaacttgtgagttccatctcaccatggtttttacctatttgggttttccacatacaaacacttgtgttatggtgaatgctttaatttttgtggatgttgttatatcattttggattgcatgcattatttttaaaagctttgttaagttcatctaccggtcagtgtttaaagtagttctatttttggtgtcactgattcacccccccctctcaattcttttcaagtccatcaattggtattagagcctaacttttgagaagcctaatcacttagaaggaagtcttgaaaccaccatgggggatatgagctacttcgagatggctagagagctagaagctagcagaaatgaaataGAAACGCTAAGGGTCAAACTGAGAGCTTCTCAAAACAAAATGAGAGAGCTTACtaaacaactattagaaatatctaataataaTTCTTCAGATggagccaatattgatgctttggcTGAGGAGGTTGAAAAACTCAATGGTGAGAAATTGAATCTGAGGAGAAAGATAGAAAGTCTtgctatctgcatgagtcaagaactagaagccagaagagaAGCCAAGGATCTTATCAAGGAAATAGATCATGACATTACCAAGATAAAGCATGAGCATTTGAATTctgaaagagaagagaaggaaaaTCCACTGTTAGATCTTGatttagcatcatctctgagagagaatcTGTCTaagcacaatgaagatcttaccaagcAACTCACTGAAACAAATGAGAAGCTGGACAAATTTGTCAAATGTTCAACCTTGCTAGAAGAGAAAATTcagtctcaaaggatgaaaggtgatatctctggacttggttttcacacatctgaaaaaggtgaaacCTTCGGTACCAAGAGAAACACTCCTAAGATCAAATCTTCTTCTAAGGTCAGGAAccctactggtaagaaggtctttaaacctgtttgttttgtttgccataaactttgtcacactgcaaatgtttgtagagacaaacctaacagaaatgcaagttacaatactaattctaggtatgtgtccaaggaatttgaaggtcattgcttcacttgtggaatgtatggacatagatctattgagtgcaaATATAGAGATAATAATCCTGTActgcatatgcatccaagacctaatggcaactagatgaggaattttgacaaccagataaacatgaactagcaaagaccctacaacaagttgtttagtccatttgagatggaaaaggtaacaaatattGTTTgaaccatctgtaataactttggtcatgtggctatgaattgtagaagaagaataggaagaggaaatgcaggaccttgaaGATCATTGGGTATGGTGTGCTATCAGTACAACAAACCAagacacttagcaaaattttgcagATCCAAAAATAGCAAACCGGTCAATTTTGTAAAAGATATGAAAGGTAAACAGAAAGTAAGTGTTGAAGAAGTTAAAGAGGAAATGAACCGCAtttggaagaaaaagaatgatgacTCACC is part of the Cryptomeria japonica chromosome 10, Sugi_1.0, whole genome shotgun sequence genome and harbors:
- the LOC131858686 gene encoding uncharacterized protein LOC131858686, with the protein product MVSTLPAEMTPTTVTMEQELALMVEEEAAGRTYEATIAEDQNNERGPPRHPTEAHINMNGAAPGTILVQSSGDEIWKYVTCALTLFGLSIPFFGLYFNQWHSLTNLLVVMICLVAFSSILGVLFYIIYRKISNEEQSEGNPNPNNHQTTTVADCSVQRCLFFLFLFLAVTIYVLIAVNAITKFIAAHNAA